CAAACCACGTTGTGATTCGCTTGGAAGAGAGTCCCGAAGTCATCACGCTCGAGGTGGCAGATGACGGACACGGGTTCCTCAACGAACAGTCGGCAGAGGTGGGTCGCGGACTTGGAATTCCGACCATGACTGCCCGGGTCGAAGCGGTCGGGGGTCGCCTCATCGCTACCAGTTCAGGAGAAGGAACCACAGTGACAGCGCGGATCCCAAAGGATGAGGTTTCCCAATGAAAGTAGTGATTGTTGACGATCACCCTGTGATGAGGGCGGGGCTGCGCGCAGTCTTGGGGACCTCGGGAGACATTGAAGTGGTCCGCGAGTTCGAGCGCCCCGAGGACGTCATTCCCTGGGTTCAAGCACACGAAGTCGACCTCGTCCTCATGGACCTGCGGTTTGGGAGAGCCACGCACGAATCAAAGGTCATGGACGGGACGGACGGCGTCCGGGCGATACGCCAGAACGACGGACCGCCGGTGCTGATCGTCACCACATACGGTTCGGACCCGGAGGTCCTGGGCGCTCTGGCAGCAGGGGCGGTTGGCTACGTGCTCAAGGACTCGAGTACAGATGAGCTGCTCACTGCCATCCGTGCTGGTGTCCATGGTGATCGTTTCCTTGGGACAGGGGTACGAGGGCGGATGGACAGCCATGATTCTGCGGGTTCCCTTGCCTTGACCTCCAGGGAACTCGACGTGCTGCGCCAAGTCGCCCTCGGTCAAACAAACGCAGAGATTGCCGAGGCCCTCTTTGTTTCTGAGGCCACGGTGAAGACACACTTGAACCGCACATTCGACAAATTAGGTGTGCGGTCGAGGACGGCTGCGGTTGCTCGGGCACGCACCGAAGGCATTCTGGAGGAGTGAGTTCAACCTTTCGGTTGATGTGCCACGCAGAGGATCGCGAGACGATCTGAGTAGAAGTTATGCACTGAGTAAAAAGGAGAAACAAATGCGAGCAACAGCGACACGACTATCTTTCTGGGCCGCCTCGGTTTACCTGGCGCTAGGCCTACTGTCAGGTCTGTTTACCCGCGAGTTCACGAGGGGTGGGGAGTTTGAGAGCTTCTCCTCCACACAACTCGGCACCACCCACACCCACATGCTGGTGCTGGGCTTCATCATGATGCTGATTGTCCTGCTGCTTGACCGAACCCTTGGATTGACCTCGAAGCTGTTTGTGTGGTTCTTCTGGATCTACAACCTGGGTGTAATGGTGACTTGGGGTGCCATGATGACACGTGGCATCTCAACCGTTCAGGGTGGCGACCTCGGTGCCGCCCTGTCAGGCATCGCCGGCCTGGGGCACATCCTGCTTTCCATCGCCCTCGTCATGCTGATGGTGTTGGTGGGCAAGCGAATCACTGCTTCAGACAAGGCGGCGTAGTTCTCTCTGCACGCCGTGTCACATTAGGGAAAGAGGGACTCACACAGCAGCTATCATTGCCGCAGGTGAAGTGAATTTGCTTCCCGGGTTTGCAACAGATTGAAGGATCCCCATGGCATTCAAGTTCTCTCCCGAGACGAAGCGCAGTGTCTTGATCGTCGTTGCAGCGGGCCTAATCATCGCACTCGCGTCTGGAACCTGGGCCATGTTCGGGCAGATCTTCGGAGACAAGGACGCTTCTTCCACCACTGCCAGCGAGGTGGGACTTGCGACACCGGAGGGACCTGTCCCAGCGGAAGTCACAGAATGGTTCATGGATGACCTCGGTAATCTTGGCCAACCGTTCCCGGAGGGGGCAGGAACCCCGGAGGTTCCTGATCTCCTGCCGCAGGTGAAGGGGTCGAAGTTCATCAGCGGTGACAAGACGTCCATCACGATCGAGATCCCGGAAAACTATGTTGACCCAGAGGCCGAGGACGGTGTGATGACGTACGCGGTCTACCGCCGTGGTGACATTTCGGTTCTGGAGGCACTGTTGTGGCGCTGTGATTGGGCGGAGGCGTACATTGATGCTGAGACCGCTGACGACGCCGCGGGCGCCGCTACAGCTCGCGGGCACATCGAAGGGTTCTCAGAGCTACAGGCAGTCCAGGGACTGCCTGTTGCCAGGCAGAACGAGGAGGAGATGGCTCCCGTCCTCGACGGAGACACGGACTCCGCTCGCGGGTGGCTGAAGGAGAAGTGCGGCAGATAGCAAACTGCCTCCGCCTGGTTGCGCCGAGTTCGATCGGTACTTCCAGAGGGAGGCAGCTGACTGTCTACGCCATTCCCAGCGCCGACCTGGCAAGAGAGCGCGCTTCTCTTGAGTCCCGTGCACCACGCACAGCCTGCGCGGCTTCACGGCACTGAGCCATGGTGACGTGGGCTAGGGTCGCGCCAACCGAGGAGATCGCGTTGGTGGCCATCGACAGAGAAGTGATGCCCATACCGATGAGGACGCAAGCAAGCGTTGGGTCCGCAGCTGCTTCACCACAAACACCTGCTGGCTTTGACTGCTCCTGACCAGCTGCGGCTGTCCAAGCAATCAGTTCCAGTACCGCTGGCTGCCATGGGTCCGTGTACTCGGCAAGGTGGGGGGACATACGGTCCGCAGCCATTGTGTATTGGGTGAGGTCGTTTGTTCCAATAGAAACAAAATCTACGATGCTGAGGAACTTGGTGATGAGGATGACCGCGGCGGGAACCTCAATCATGATGCCCGGCTTCAGGCCGCGCTCACGGCATAGTGCCGCAAACCATTCTGCTTCGGGGATGGTGGAGATCATCGGAGCCATGACCCAAGCAGCTGTGCCCGGAGACTCCTTTGCCGCCTCGGCAATTGCGTCCAGCTGATGGAGCATCAGCTCTGGGTCTTGACCCGTGACGCGGATGCCACGGACCCCGAGGGCGGGGTTGAACTCTTCCGTTAGCGTGGCGAATGGGACGGGCTTGTCGGAGCCTGCATCGAGGGTGCGCACAACTACCTTCCCCTCGGGGAAAGCCTGGAAGACGGCAAGGTAGTCTTTCTTCTGCTCTTCAACAGTCGGTTCTTTTGGCGTGTCGAGGAACAGCAGCTCGGTACGGAAGAGGCCGATGCCCTCTGCTTCGCTTGCTGAAGCCTTGAGGGCGGTGGCACCGTCTTGGACATTTGCCAGCAATTGAACGGGCATCCCGTCCTTGGTTCTTGCGGGGCCGCGCCAAGCACGAATGCGCTCCAAACGGACTTGGTCTTCTGCAACGAGTTTGCGAGCCTCGTCAGCGTCTGCCCCAAGGGTGACGGTGCCTGCTGTAGCGTCGACAAGGACGTCTGCCCCATCGGGCACCTCAGCCAAGTGGCGGGCGGCGACGATACAGGGAATGCCCAGCTGGCGGGCAATGATGGAGGTGTGCGATGTGGGGCCACCGCCCTCCGTCACAATCGCCACGTAGTCTTTCGGATCCATTCCGGCGGTATCGGCAGGGGAGAGGTCATCCCCCATGACGACTACCGGGTAGGGAAGTCGGGGAATGCCAGGCTCGGGAAGTCCTTGCAGGCGCGCGACAATTCGGTCACGAACGTCACGAAGATCGGTCGTGCGTTCCGCCATGAGGGGCCCGGCCTTCTCGAACATCTCGACGAATGTAGCCGTGGCAGCCATGGTTGCCTGAACGGGTGGGGTGCCGGCGTTGATTCCCTTCTTCACCATGCGCAGGTAGCCGCGGTCAGTGGCAAGTCCGGCCGTCATGTCGAGCACTTCCTTGGCGCTTCCGGAGGCGCTTGCAGCCCTGGCTTTGAGACCTTCAGCCACGGCCTTGGATGCCGTCTCGAAGTCAGATATCGCAGCTTCCCTCTGATCCTCTGGCAGCTCAGGTGCTGTTGCCGGTGGCAGGGGAGGACGTCGGGTCCAGGCCGCTGGCGCGTAGGCTATGCCATCCACCACAGGCGTCCCGTGCAGGACAGTCTTCTCATCGTCAGTTTTTGTAGTGGCCACTGTGCCCCCTCTGTCTTACCGCTTAGCAATGCATGCGGGTGTTTATAACCAAACTTAGTTCATCGTCGAACCCTGTGAGCAAGAACATGGCTAGAATAGCAGAGCGGCTCCCCGGTAAGTCGGGGTACATCGAGGTGTGGAAGCACCGTTATTTTGAACACTTCTGAAGGAGAAACTAATGGCCAAGCGCGTTGTTATCGTCGGTTCCAAGGTTGGGCTCCACGCCCGTCCTGCTGCCCTTGTAGCTGAAGCTGCCGGCAAGTATGACGATGAAGTTCTTTTGAGCGTAGATGGTGAAGATCCCGTTGATGCTTCATCCTCAATGATGATTATGACTCTTGGTGCAGAGCACGGCGCGGAAGTCACTGTTGAATCCGACAATGAGGCAGCGGTGGAAGAGATCGCGAACCTTGTTGCTCAGGACCTAGACGCCTGAGATAAGACAGAGAAGGCCCCCGGATCGGTTGAGATCCGGGGGCCTTCTCTGTGCTGTTCGGTGTGGGGCCGGTTGGCCCCACACCCTAAGCCCGCAAACTTACGGCCTAGATGAACTCGATGACAGCATTCTTGTTGTTCGTGACAACGACCGGGGTGACGGTCGGGTGACCGGCAGCCTTGATCTTGGCAATGTCGAACTTCAAGAG
This genomic stretch from Schaalia sp. JY-X169 harbors:
- a CDS encoding HPr family phosphocarrier protein, which encodes MAKRVVIVGSKVGLHARPAALVAEAAGKYDDEVLLSVDGEDPVDASSSMMIMTLGAEHGAEVTVESDNEAAVEEIANLVAQDLDA
- a CDS encoding response regulator transcription factor → MKVVIVDDHPVMRAGLRAVLGTSGDIEVVREFERPEDVIPWVQAHEVDLVLMDLRFGRATHESKVMDGTDGVRAIRQNDGPPVLIVTTYGSDPEVLGALAAGAVGYVLKDSSTDELLTAIRAGVHGDRFLGTGVRGRMDSHDSAGSLALTSRELDVLRQVALGQTNAEIAEALFVSEATVKTHLNRTFDKLGVRSRTAAVARARTEGILEE
- a CDS encoding phosphoenolpyruvate--protein phosphotransferase; this translates as MATTKTDDEKTVLHGTPVVDGIAYAPAAWTRRPPLPPATAPELPEDQREAAISDFETASKAVAEGLKARAASASGSAKEVLDMTAGLATDRGYLRMVKKGINAGTPPVQATMAATATFVEMFEKAGPLMAERTTDLRDVRDRIVARLQGLPEPGIPRLPYPVVVMGDDLSPADTAGMDPKDYVAIVTEGGGPTSHTSIIARQLGIPCIVAARHLAEVPDGADVLVDATAGTVTLGADADEARKLVAEDQVRLERIRAWRGPARTKDGMPVQLLANVQDGATALKASASEAEGIGLFRTELLFLDTPKEPTVEEQKKDYLAVFQAFPEGKVVVRTLDAGSDKPVPFATLTEEFNPALGVRGIRVTGQDPELMLHQLDAIAEAAKESPGTAAWVMAPMISTIPEAEWFAALCRERGLKPGIMIEVPAAVILITKFLSIVDFVSIGTNDLTQYTMAADRMSPHLAEYTDPWQPAVLELIAWTAAAGQEQSKPAGVCGEAAADPTLACVLIGMGITSLSMATNAISSVGATLAHVTMAQCREAAQAVRGARDSREARSLARSALGMA
- a CDS encoding DUF2871 domain-containing protein gives rise to the protein MRATATRLSFWAASVYLALGLLSGLFTREFTRGGEFESFSSTQLGTTHTHMLVLGFIMMLIVLLLDRTLGLTSKLFVWFFWIYNLGVMVTWGAMMTRGISTVQGGDLGAALSGIAGLGHILLSIALVMLMVLVGKRITASDKAA